In Mammaliicoccus sp. Marseille-Q6498, the genomic stretch ACCGAAACGTTGTCCACCAAACTGAGCTTTACCGCCAAGTGGTTGTTGCGTTACAAGTGAATATGGTCCTGTAGAACGTGCGTGTAATTTGTCATCGACCATGTGTGCAAGTTTAAGCATATACATAACACCTACAGATACACGGTTGTCAAACGGTTCACCAGTACGGCCGTCATAAAGTACAGTTTTACCATCACGAGCCATACCTGCTTCTTCAATAGTTGACCAAACATCATCATCGTTTGCACCATCAAATACTGGGGAAGCAACATGAATACCTAAATTCTTAGCTGCCATTCCAAGATGAAGTTCTAATACTTGTCCGATGTTCATACGAGAAGGTACACCTAATGGGTTTAACATGATGTCGATTGGTGTGCCATCTGGCATGTAAGGCATATCTTCTTCAGGTAAGATACGAGAAATTACACCTTTGTTACCGTGACGACCACACATTTTATCTCCGACATGTATTTTACGTTTTTGAACGATATATACACGTACTAATTGGTTTACACCTGGAGATAATGAATCATCGCCTTCTTCTCTATTAAACACTTTAACGTCTAATACAATACCACCTGCACCATGAGGTACACGTAATGATGTATCACGAACTTCTCGTGCTTTTTCACCGAAGATTGCATGTAATAATCTTTCTTCAGCTGTTAGTTCTGTAACACCTTTAGGCGTAACTTTACCAACAAGGATATCTCCATCTTTAACTTCAGCACCTACATAAATGATACCTCTATCATCTAAGTTTTTAAGTGCATTATCAGAAACGTTTGGAATATCACGTGTGATTTCTTCAGGTCCTAATTTAGTATCACGGGCTTCTGATTCATATTCTTCAACGTGAATTGAAGTATAAACGTCATCTTTAACAAGACGTTCACTCATGATTACAGCATCCTCGTAGTTATAACCATCCCAAGTCATGAAACCAACTACAACGTTACGTCCAAGTGCCATTTCACCTAGTTCCATTGAAGGACCATCAGCTAATATTTCACCTTTAGAAACGATGTCGCCACTCGCAATAATTGGACGTTGATTGTAACAAGTACCTGAGTTACTACGTTTGAATTTAGACAATGGATAACGATCTAATTCTGTTTCAACTTCTTTACCATTTTCTTCTACAATACGTCTAATAAGAATTTCTTTAGCTTCAACATGTTCTACTCTACCTTTGTATTTAGCTACAATTGCTGCACCAGAATCACGTGCTGTTACGTGTTCCATACCTGTACCAACAAATGGTGCTTCTGGATTCATTAAAGGCACCGCTTGACGTTGCATGTTCGCACCCATAAGCGCACGGTTAGAGTCATCATTCTCAAGGAAAGGAATACATGCAGTGGCTGCAGATACAACTTGTTTAGGTGATACGTCCATGTAGTCCATACGTTCTTTAGGTTTAGTAGTGTTGTCACCACGGAAACGACAAAGAACTTCATCTTCTACGAATTTACCAGTTTCATCTAAAATAGAGTTTGCTTGTGCTACTACGTAACTGTCTTCTTCATCAGCAGTTAAATAGTCAATTCTATCTGTAACTTGATTCGTTTCGATATTAACCTTACGATAAGGTGTTTCGATAAACCCAAATTCGTTAACTCTTGCATAACTTGACAATGAGTTAATTAAACCAATGTTTGGTCCCTCTGGTGTTTCAATCGGACACATACGACCATAGTGAGAATAGTGAACGTCACGTACTTCCATACCAGCACGTTCACGAGTTAAACCGCCGGGTCCAAGTGCTGAAAGACGACGTTTATGTGTTAACTCAGCTAATGGATTTGCTTGGTCCATGAATTGAGACAATTGAGAACTACCAAAGAATTCTTTAATTGAAGCAATTACTGGACGAATATTAATAAGTTGTTGTGGTGTGATTGAATCAGTATCTTGAATTGACATACGTTCACGTACAACACGTTCCATACGTGATAAACCAATTCTAAATTGGTTTTGTAACAATTCTCCAACTGAACGCAAACGACGATTACCTAAATGGTCAATGTCATCTGTGTAACCTACACCATGTAACAAGTTAAAGAAATATGATAATGAAGAAATGATATCTGCTGGTGTAATACATTTCACTGCTTCATCAGGGAATGCATTACCGATCACTGTTGTCGTACGTTTTTCTTCATCGCCAGGGATGTATATTTTAACTGTTTGAACTTCAACTGGCTCATCTAAAACGCCACTATTTAATTCATAAACATGTATATTTGCATTAGATTCTAATACGTCGATAATTTTATCTAAATTACGACGATCTAAAACTGTGCCCTCTTCAGCAGCAATTTCACCTGTTTCAACGTCTACGATAGGCTCAGCTAAAGTTTGGTTGAACAAACGATGTTTAAGGTGTAATTTTTTATTCATTTTATAACGACCAACACTCGCTAAATCATAACGTTTTGGGTCGAAGAAACGTGAATAAAGTAAACTTTTTGCGTTTTCTACTGTAGGAGGTTCTCCCGGACGTAAACGTTCATAAATTTCAAGTAAAGCTTGATCAGTAGTTTCAGTATTATCTTTATCTAACGCGTTACGAAGGTATTCATTGTCACCAAGTAAATCTAATATTTCTTGATCTGTTGAAAAACCTAAAGCACGAACTAATACTGTAATAGGCAGTTTACGCGTTCTGTCTATTCTTACATAAGGAACATCTTTAGCATCTGTTTCATATTCTAACCATGCACCACGGTTAGGTATAACAGTTGTTCCAAAACTGATTTTACCGTTTTTATCGACTTTTTCGTTGAAATAAACGGATGGTGAACGTACAAGTTGAGATACAATTACACGTTCCGCACCATTTATTACGAAAGTACCTGTATCAGTCATTAATGGGAAGTCACCCATAAATACTTCTTGATCTTTCACTTCGCCTGTTTCTTTATTGATTAAACGAACTTTAACACGTAACGGCGCCGCATAAGTCGCATCACGGTTTTTAGATTCTTCTAAATCATACTTTGGTTCACCTAAGCGATAATCTACGAATTCTAAAGATAAATTACCTGTAAAATCATCAATTGGAGAAATGTCGCGGAACATTTCAAGTAATCCTTCTTTAAGAAACCATTCATATGATTTCGTTTG encodes the following:
- the rpoB gene encoding DNA-directed RNA polymerase subunit beta; this translates as MTGQLIQYGRHRVRRSYARISEILELPNLIEIQTKSYEWFLKEGLLEMFRDISPIDDFTGNLSLEFVDYRLGEPKYDLEESKNRDATYAAPLRVKVRLINKETGEVKDQEVFMGDFPLMTDTGTFVINGAERVIVSQLVRSPSVYFNEKVDKNGKISFGTTVIPNRGAWLEYETDAKDVPYVRIDRTRKLPITVLVRALGFSTDQEILDLLGDNEYLRNALDKDNTETTDQALLEIYERLRPGEPPTVENAKSLLYSRFFDPKRYDLASVGRYKMNKKLHLKHRLFNQTLAEPIVDVETGEIAAEEGTVLDRRNLDKIIDVLESNANIHVYELNSGVLDEPVEVQTVKIYIPGDEEKRTTTVIGNAFPDEAVKCITPADIISSLSYFFNLLHGVGYTDDIDHLGNRRLRSVGELLQNQFRIGLSRMERVVRERMSIQDTDSITPQQLINIRPVIASIKEFFGSSQLSQFMDQANPLAELTHKRRLSALGPGGLTRERAGMEVRDVHYSHYGRMCPIETPEGPNIGLINSLSSYARVNEFGFIETPYRKVNIETNQVTDRIDYLTADEEDSYVVAQANSILDETGKFVEDEVLCRFRGDNTTKPKERMDYMDVSPKQVVSAATACIPFLENDDSNRALMGANMQRQAVPLMNPEAPFVGTGMEHVTARDSGAAIVAKYKGRVEHVEAKEILIRRIVEENGKEVETELDRYPLSKFKRSNSGTCYNQRPIIASGDIVSKGEILADGPSMELGEMALGRNVVVGFMTWDGYNYEDAVIMSERLVKDDVYTSIHVEEYESEARDTKLGPEEITRDIPNVSDNALKNLDDRGIIYVGAEVKDGDILVGKVTPKGVTELTAEERLLHAIFGEKAREVRDTSLRVPHGAGGIVLDVKVFNREEGDDSLSPGVNQLVRVYIVQKRKIHVGDKMCGRHGNKGVISRILPEEDMPYMPDGTPIDIMLNPLGVPSRMNIGQVLELHLGMAAKNLGIHVASPVFDGANDDDVWSTIEEAGMARDGKTVLYDGRTGEPFDNRVSVGVMYMLKLAHMVDDKLHARSTGPYSLVTQQPLGGKAQFGGQRFGEMEVWALEAYGAAYTLQEILTYKSDDTVGRVKTYESIVKGENIPKPGVPESFRVLMKELQSLGLDVKVMDEHDNEIEMRDLEDEDMIDKKVDLGVSRDAAVERQQVTD